One Cryptomeria japonica chromosome 9, Sugi_1.0, whole genome shotgun sequence genomic window carries:
- the LOC131029726 gene encoding RNA demethylase ALKBH9B, producing MMSNERRRGGGGGGMNSRAQQKQERGENAAAVALLLRLLPSLTMDMCDPCARLLQDRANQLASGKGENWHEQGQGQEQEQSSSASSHSCISEVLCSTGSNGQGHPSWADIAQEEEEEEEVESARQQGQGMGKRVLSRDEREYFRFMRVGRKKDYACIERVNGRPVNIVQGLELHTGVFSAAEQKRIVDFIYQVQQQGRNKQLKERTYSEPRKWMKGKGRVTIQFGCCYNYAVDRNGNPPGIIRDEEVDPIPPLFKTAIRRLVRWHVLPPDCIPDSCIVNIYEQGDCIPPHIDHHDFVRPFCTVSFLSECNIIFGSNLKILGPGEFAGSIAIPLPVGSVLILSGNGADVAKHSVPAVPSKRISITFRKMDQSKLPYYFAPEPDMQGIEPLLYTKHDSHTQSQQPSHYSVDCEKTSERGDFVSSTPTFSVDSASFPPLNSPHIGNKQRGNTKYSVNRTFK from the exons ATGATGAGTAATGAGCGaagacgaggaggaggaggaggaggaatgaATAGTCGAGCGCAGCAGAAGCAGGAAAGAGGGGAAAATGCTGCAGCGGTGGCGTTGCTTCTTCGATTGCTGCCATCTCTAACCATGGATATGTGTGACCCATGTGCCCGTCTTCTGCAAGATCGCGCCAATCAACTCGCTTCCg ggaAGGGGGAGAATTGGCATGAGCAGGGGCAAGGGCAGGAGCAGGAACAAAGCTCCTCTGCCTCTTCTCATTCATGTATTTCAGAGGTATTGTGTAGCACAGGGAGCAATGGGCAAGGTCATCCTTCATGGGCCGATATTGCTcaggaagaagaggaggaggaggaagtcGAGTCAGCAAGACAGCAGGGTCAAGGGATGGGGAAAAGAGTTTTGTCAAGGGATGAGAGGGAGTACTTTCGATTCATGCGAGTAGGGCGTAAGAAAGACTATGCCTGCATCGAAAGAGTAAATGGTAGACCAGTGAATATTGTCCAAGGATTGGAATTGCACACCGGTGTGTTCAGCGCTGCAGAGCAGAAGCGAATTGTCGATTTCATTTATCAAGTTCAACAACAGGGAAGGAACAAGCAActtaaag AACGGACCTATTCAGAGCCACGAAAGTGGATGAAGGGCAAAGGGCGGGTGACGATTCAGTTTGGGTGTTGCTACAACTATGCAGTGGACAGAAATGGCAACCCACCTGGAATTATTCGGGATGAGGAAGTGGATCCAATACCCCCTCTCTTCAAAACAGCCATCCGGAGATTGGTGAGATGGCATGTGCTGCCTCCGGATTGCATCCCAGACAGTTGTATTGTTAATATTTATGAGCAAGGCGACTGTATACCACCTCACATTGACCATCATGACTTTGTTCGGCCATTTTGCACGGTCTCATTTCTTAGTGAATGCAACATTATTTTTGGTTCCAACTTGAAGATACTTGGACCAGGAGAATTTGCAGGTTCCATTGCAATACCATTGCCTGTGGG GTCGGTTCTTATTTTGAGTGGTAATGGAGCCGATGTTGCAAAGCATTCTGTTCCAGCTGTTCCAAGCAAGAG GATTTCTATAACATTCAGGAAGATGGACCAGTCAAAGCTACCTTATTACTTTGCCCCTGAACCTGATATGCAAGGAATTGAGCCTCTTTTGTATACAAAACATGATAGCCATACTCAATCTCAGCAGCCGAGTCATTACAGTGTGGATTGTGAGAAGACCTCGGAGAGAGGAGATTTTGTATCTTCCACCCCGACATTTTCAGTAGATTCAGCCAGTTTTCCTCCATTAAATAGCCCGCATATAGGCAATAAGCAACGTGGCAATACCAAGTATTCAGTCAATAGAACATTCAAGTAA